One Tachysurus vachellii isolate PV-2020 chromosome 14, HZAU_Pvac_v1, whole genome shotgun sequence genomic window, ACCATGTTAAAGGTGGATACAAACACAAGGCATTGTAAATAAGAGTGATGTATTTTGCACAAAACTACCACAATTACTCAGAGCACTTGTCTCGGATTGTTTCAGAAAATCTGCCAACACTCCACAAGAGTCTTCCAGACATCATGTCCCTCCTTTATATTTCCATCTTATgggtctgtgcctgtgtgggtgagtgaccaggttctacaacaccaacaagacAGAAGTGTCCTTCTATTGAATCAAATATCACAACAATGTTTTGTCAAATGTTACAAATCCTGTAGATTGTAATGTTTCTCCCACAGAAAGTGCAGATCCTCCGATTACTCTATCAGCTCCAGTGGGTTCCACAGTCATCCTGCCGTGTAAACTGCCTGGCATGTTCAATCAAACATCACTTATTCGGTGGAAGATGAACGATGAGCTTGTGTTTCAGCGAAGCATTAATGCTTCGATTCCAGGTTCGGGATATGAAGGCCGTGTGGATGTTCCTCTGGATGAGCTGCGTAAAGGAAACTGTTCCTTGGCGTTGAAGAACATCCAAATCACTGATGACCGTTTCTACAAAACCTTTACAATGGAACATGTGGACACTACAAATGTGAAAGTAATTACCAGTGTTAGAGTCTCAGTCTATGGTAAGTTAACTGTTCAGTATAAAATACTGACTTATTATAGAAGTGACACTGTATGACATAACAGAACTGGAAATTAGGAACCACATCTATTTTAGAGATGCATCaatacattatttaaagtaactgtaaacataaaaataagatGTGCAGAGGTTATATTTTTTAGAATGCTTGTCAGAAATTAGATTAGAGGTGTGCATCAAAACTGGGATCAATCTGACCAATTAGACAAAAGGACCTTGGTGAGACCTGACCAATGTGATCTAGTTGAGCTACAGAGATCATGCTTGAAGAAACTCGCAGAAGGTCCACCATCACTATGATACACCACAGATCTCCAGCTCTCGTATTTCccacttttatcttttatcttatgTCACAGCTCACTGCAACAGAGAACAGACATTGATATAATTTAGCACAGATGTCTGAACTGGGTAGGAGCGATCCAGCCTGTAGCCGACTCCAACTCCCACCACAGGacataaaagaaagagaaaatcctCCACAGCTATCTGTTCACCTGAACCACTTAAACTGCTGAAGTGCCAGATACCAACAAATGGTCTATATGTTGTCATTCTTCATGCATTGGAACCACTGGAGTGGGACATAGTCCGAATATACTGTGAAGGCCTGTCCCAGCAGATAGTGTCAGAGAGTGAGGACTGCATATTTGATGGCCAGACACTCCATCTCTATCATGCTGTACCTGCTCTCTAAGATCAAGCACTTGCAGCTGATGTTCAGCATAGGGCACTCCCCACCTTCACTGGGGACAACGTGGCCCCTAGCTCCATGTCTGTCATGTCAGTCtgtaaagcaaataaaacaacaaaaatacaccacatagtataaagattaaaagtaaagcaaaaaatggactataaaataagcacaatgtaaaattacaattagtcaattaaaagctaccctaaaaaataagttttaagctgagatttaaaatgGCAAGAGATtttgcttgccttatctcagttggtaaagaattccaaagttttggagctagtgaagagaaggcAAGTTTTCACCTGCCTCAGAACCGGTTTAGAGTTAACCGGTCTGAGCAGTGGTCTATAtcctggaattagcataacagagatgtggtctgagtagctgAGGTGGGGTCGGTGGTCCGCACGGCAGGGGGCTTGcacaatgtttgtgtaaacaagatccagcatgtTTTCCCCTCtcgttgcaaagtccacattctgaaggaatttagggagcactgatttgagatttgcatgattaaaACTCCAGTGATGataaacaattcaattcaattcaatttatttgtatagcgcttttaacaattcccattgtctcaaagcagctctaCAGAAGTAGTGAaatagaagagagagaaaaaagaaataaatatgtaataataagaagaaaaataaggataaaataaataagtgaatatatacaattaatgtttcaaattaattttaaaaagattaactcaaaatttaaaatactatatatctctccCTATCCCtgatgagcaagccggaggtgacggcggTGAGGttaaactccctgagatgataagaggaagaaaccttgagaggaaccagactcagaagtgaacctcatcctcatttgggtgacactctacagtaaatagtgtaaatgtaaataatgtcctttctacaacagtttataatagtgcagccgagagctcctgaggaactaatgggtcatcattaactctgagttcagcacagacctgattgctgataaacaccagaacatacagctgactgacacaacattggttcaaaagaagacatgacagtctccgggtggCTTTGTACACAACAATCCAATAAAACACtagctgaccatgcagatcaatccctggcaaggtAACCACCGGGCGACGAGACTCCAAGAGGTAGAACGTCAGAATTGACGAAGTAGTTCAGTAAGAAGAGATGATCAGGCTAGGAACTTGGAACATCCGGAGCTCAGGAGtggcatatatacagtagctcgacagagagagagaataaacaggCTGTTGGgttgaacattctgcagatcgctaatagccccatagagttcacatagagcTTTATAGTGACTCTCTGTGAACAACGTCGCAGCAGTTTCTAGGGTTTGTCTTTAACCTAGCATGGACACCAGCCCACTTAGCATGCTTCTGCTTCCTCGAGCACCGATTTTGGCGTCCCCTCACCTGATCAATGACATCAGGCGATGccgaggactggaggcctggtctccaaAACAAACCTTTACACcacatcatcgtgcaggttggttgttgcacgatttctgtactGAATAAACATCTGGCGGTCGTATACATGAACACAGCTGTatctggtgtccatgtactcTGAATAGATGGGCTAAGAACGTAAATAAGAACATATTGGATCTGGAGTGGCCACTGCAACACACTGCAGACTACATGTGAGTGCACAATCAATAGAAACCAATAGAAATAGAAACAGTAGACTGATAGAAAGTTCATGAGACTGTTTAGTGTTTCGTCCTGTTCTAAGCCAAAGGATTATGATGAGCTGACTGAAATATCAATTTGGAATCTGAATACTCaatgtgatatttcagtttttcttttagCACAAATCTATTTTTTGCTTTGCTACTATGGAGTATGTACTGTTAGATTTATGTGGGAAAAATAAGATAAAGAATAATGGAGGGGTATGAATATTTTCTGAATGCACTGTACTACTACATCTGTGTCTCAGGAATATGAACATTTCTAAGGTTTATATCTTATTTTCAGTAGATGTGTGGATGATGATATagattctgtaaaataaataaaaactttaaagtcttAAACTGAGATAATTTCGTAAAATCTTTTTCTGTGTCTTTGCAGCCATTGAGATATCAGCTCGAGTGGGTACCACAGCTGTCCTGCCATGTGATTGGATCGGTTTGTACATAACAAACCCTCATGTTGAGTGGTACATTGATTCTGAGATTGTGTTCGAGCAAAAGGGTGACGAGTCATTTGTGGGTGCAGGATATGGGGGCCGATTGAATGTTTCTAAGGATGAGCTGGTTAGAGGAAAATGCACCCTGGTGGTGAAGAATGTCAGTGTTACTGATGCTGCTGTCTACAGAAGTGCAATGGTACAATCAGACAATCAGAAATCTGTCTTGGTCCAGACGGTTAAACTGACAGTTTTTGGTAAGTGGATAAATCTCAATTCACCTTAATTTCAAGTCCCAACTCCATGGTAAACATCATTGcttaattttttgttatttaggCAACTGTTGCAGCATTACgtcgctctctctctaccttttcTTCATGCAGATTTATTCGATCTTTGGTACATCTTGACTTATTGTTTATTATCCATGAAAAGCtatcaaatatttatatttatctgtgTGCTAGAAAACGGGGGTGTCTTTGTGAATAAAATTCATGAGCCGAGTAAAATCAGGCTTTGTTCACGTAAAAGAATGATGTGTATTTGTTACTGACGGTaactaaacatttaaaactatAGTATCAGATTTTAGAACTGTTTTAGATGCCAGAAAGGTTCAATATCCTtagatggaaaagaaagaaagaaaaatctgacaaataaagacttctttaatattaatatatttaatatatatttattacattatttttgaAACATACAATTTGCTGAACCTTTTATACGTGTCAGAATTTAAAGGGTTCAGTTTAGCAAAGAAAatctgaaagaaagagaagtaaataaaacaattaaaatgtggGACAGAGGAGAATATTACTGGATTATATTGTTTGTAAGGTGTTTGATGCTCCTACAGTTATTagctaaatatatttataactatAATGAAGAAATAAGTTTAGTAATCAGgtaagtaaatataaaattcaaatatttaactAAACTTTTAACTTATATGGCAAATTAAATCCTCATTTGTCTTTGCAAATTTTTAGACctcatttttgtataatattaagaataaataatttgtctGTTTCCAGGTGTTGCAGGAATAAATTACCCCCACCCTCTGATCCTCGTCATGTCCTTCCTCATGTGCTTGATTTTCTCACGTTGAGGAAACATCAGTGTGATCTGTGTGAGTACAGAAACTTCTGTGAGCCGAGAGATTCGCCTTATAAAGAAAACTCGTTTAAGGAAAAAAACGAGGGAAGATTTCGGTGTGTTTTATCCACGTTGTCAACAAGTCTACAACTGTGAGGAGCAGGAGaacattattacagtattactgaGAACATGAAACCACAGATGATATTAGCTAGCgatttttttcctgtctgtttctctatTTCATATATATTGGTTCTGATTTTAGTGAAGGTGAGAGTAATGTGTGAAGGTGTCGTTTTATTGGGAGATTATTCTTTGATAAATATCCAGAGTTTTTAATTAAGTGAAGGTCTCTAAAGGTGTTATTTAATTGGGAGTGTATTCTTTAGTatatttctgtgtatttgttttgtgaCAGTGTGTAGAATTGTTGCTTGATTGGGGGTCtaatctgttttcttttaataaatgtgtaatgGTTTACTGAAGGTGTGTAACattgttcttttatttcacCTGATTTTAACCTCACTGCTTTCGAGCATGTGACAGATTCCTTACATTTACCCAGATACACTCCTTAATTTTACTCCTTCAGTGtaaattaaacagtaaaatcCAGAAAGTGTGTTCATCTGTAACCATGAAACAGATCCTGGATTATGAAAGCGTAGTGCCTGAGGCATCAGGGTGTGTCTACAACATTATAAATCATTGGTGCGAAGCCGGGGCACAGACCCAGCAGTCATGCATGTCAGAGTCTATTAAAAGTAACTCAGGGTAATTCACCTGCCCCTCTCTGCCCCACACCTGCTATAAAgggtttataatattttaaaggtttaaaatgcCTGGAAAGTTACAATATTCACAGAAAAGAGCtgaacattataaacattacagcatgATTAATACCGTGCACTATAAGGTTTAATGTTCCACAGATGATTATAAAACTCATATTTTTCTCAGTTCTGCGCCTCAATACTGCTTTCAGCTCACATTCATGCACTTCCACTTCAGTTGAATCACCTGAATCACTTTTGACTGTTGATGTGAGTTTATTATGAGTGATGTTCATTCAGTCTACATCTAAGAGCCATGAGAACTGATCAAGTGTTAACTCTTCACCCTATAACtgagaaatattttatatcttctTTGCCTGATTAAAAGAGCCAACCATGAAAGCCTTTCTCACTGACTGACTCGGGTCTCATTGTTGAATTTAACGAGCCAAATTTGAATTCTGAGCAAATTTTAAGCCAAATGCTGCCAACACTCTAGTGCCACCATTAGAATAATATTTGGGCCTAAATTTAGATTCAGACATCCCTGGATTCTGCAGACAAGTTCATGACACATCCATTTCTGCCATTTTCGACTTTTTTGATACACCAAATTTTGTCGAATCATCACCAAATGTGGCACGTCACCAAATGTGATACGTCTTCTTCAACTAAAGCCTCATAAAAGAAATTTATCAAAAGAATTTGAATACTCCAAACACTTTGCCCATTATGGGCCAACTCTCCTGACAGCGAATACATCATACAGGGAAGGAGGCTGTAAAATACTTAAACATGAACTGAATTTGAACTctttaaagtgtaaaatttgAACAGGACATAGCAAAGGAATTTGAATATTCATAAACGCTTTTCTTTAGTGCtgccaaatgaaaaaaaaaatcaggaagtgaGGCTGATCTCAGCAACGACTTTGCACACTGATACCAAACCTGTTAGACATGTTGTGGACCATGAACTGAGGCTACGCAGTAAATTTGTTGACAGCACCACCTAGAGGACAATATAATAACAAGCTCAAAATGCTTACATCTTATTGCAACTGTACAAAAAACAGAAACCCAGcaatacatatatgtataaaaaacagTACTTGAAAATGGTCTTTAGGACCTGGTCATGAAACGTGTCCAAGATATTTCTTGATTGATCCTCCAATAATAGAAC contains:
- the LOC132857405 gene encoding uncharacterized protein LOC132857405, with the protein product MFFHLQENLPTLHKSLPDIMSLLYISILWVCACVESADPPITLSAPVGSTVILPCKLPGMFNQTSLIRWKMNDELVFQRSINASIPGSGYEGRVDVPLDELRKGNCSLALKNIQITDDRFYKTFTMEHVDTTNVKVITSVRVSVYAIEISARVGTTAVLPCDWIGLYITNPHVEWYIDSEIVFEQKGDESFVGAGYGGRLNVSKDELVRGKCTLVVKNVSVTDAAVYRSAMVQSDNQKSVLVQTVKLTVFGVAGINYPHPLILVMSFLMCLIFSR